The window GTGAACACCATCACCTCGAGATCACATGAACCTGGCAGCCTGCAGATCAgctgtgtggggagggagagcagggggAAAGCCCCAAGGTTACCCCCTGAACCGCATGGAGCAGAGCCCCAGTGGATCTGGCTGCTGCTATACTCATGTCTAATCTAATAATTTAATtgcacatttaaaaacaaatattcatcTGGGGTTGGGGGAAAGAAAGGCttatggaagaaaatgaagaggaatTTAATTAAGGGCAGCGCTGGGAATGTCTCTACCACAATAAAGATAAGGAGGATCAATTGCTTCTTCCTAGGATCAAAGCGAAGGGCTGGAGGGGGGAAGCGGGGCTGTCGGGCGGCTACAAAgcgcaggggagggaggggaaggaagggagagaggggcacacaagagaaagcaggagaaagacaGCTAGACaagattagaaaaataattgatCGCGTAGCTCCCCAAGGGCTGTCCAGACTTGCAGGTCGATGGTAGCGTGGTGGAGGCTGGGGGGCTCCGTGCTGTCTCCCCACCGCTCCcggctgcctcctgcctggcaAGAGCCACTGCggaggagcagagggaaggggcagcaTCGTCCCTCCCTTTCACACTGCCTTATCTCAAGGTACCGACCCAACCAACCACCAGCTGGGCACCCCTCAGCTGAGACCATGGCTTGGTTGTGCTGATCCCCAGCCACCCTCGTGGGGCTGAGCGAGCAGTGATGCGCAGGTCCCAGCGTAAACCAAATCAAATGTTCGGTGCCCCAGGCCAAGCACCAAATGGCCAACGGTACTGGCCAAAGGCTCAGGGTGCTGCTACCCTCCCAGGCCTCCTGGAGGGTCTGTGATGGCTCTGGCGTCCCTGTGCCCCGTGCACACAGGCTGGTGCCCTCCTGGCTGCCGAGAGTAGGGTGTTGCAGGCAGAAGCAGGTACAGAGGTCTGGGGCTGCACCGTGGGCAGCTGCCCTGCTACCGGCATGCCCATCCTGGCCCTTCGGCTGCCTGAGCAGCACCGTGGCTCTGCACAAGACACTGGCAGTTGTTTCTCGGGCAGCGTGGGTCCCTGGGGTGACCCGTCCTGGGCAAAGCCCTGACAGCACAGTGGCCCCTTGAGACACGGAGGTTTGCAATATCTTCTCTCACCACAGTGTCACCACAATGGCATCTCTGCAGTGTCCAGGCCAGCATCCCTCCGGCCAGGCACGGCTCCTCTGAGGCTGATACACTGGGGGAAAGCGGGACCCCAAGGGAGGCTGCGACCCACCACCGCGACCCTCCCAGCTGGGTCTGCACGGCAGCGGGTGCAGGGCTGCTGTTAGCCAGCAcagagggagcaggaggctCCGGAACGCCTCTGCCAAGAGCCATTTCTGCATCGGCTGGGAgtctccatcccccagcccagcGCCACGAGGGATCTTGTCCTGTGTCTCACACGGGAAGGGAGTGCGGGAccgctgggagctgcaggggagggTGATTTTCCCAGCATATCTGGTTGCCTGTGAATCCAAAGAAGTACCCAGACAGGTTTTTTTGGAAAGGGATGGAGCTGATGGGTCCCAAATTCAGGAGGCTGGTATCCAGCCAACCAAGGCACCCCTGACAATCCAGTGAGGCAATGCTTTGCATCTTTAGGCACCCAAGTAAATGTGTGAGTCCAGTTTCATCAGGTGTAAAATGGGAACACCAATACCCATCTACCCACAAGACCTACCGCAGAGTTGCCAGGAGGCCTGCTTCTTGCTCACGGTGTTTGCATAGGTTGGGACATCATTGCCATGTCAGGAACAGGTTTGCATCCCAGCTGGGAACTTCCTGCAGCGGCACTGCCCCGCGTGTGAGCAGCGCTGAGCCCCGACCCCCGCAGCTGCTGCCTCCGGAAAAATGGGCTCCTTTCTTGCCTCACCTGCTTTTGCAAGAAGCCGAGCCTGCACCCGGAGAAAGCAGTTCAGCCGGCTCCGGCAGGGAGGGCCAAGCTGGCAGCCTGGCAAGGAGACAGCATCTGGGTGTGCCACGTCCCTGCAGAGCCCGAGCACAGCCCCGCTCTCGGCGGGCGATAGCAgccggcagcccccggcacAGGCAGCCCGTGACGGGGCACCCGGCCGGGCGGTCGAGCCAGCGTGGCTGGTTCATCGTGTCTCCGTGGGAGCCCTGCCAGCTTTGTGCCTCCCGTGCCTGCTTCACACCTCCCGTGCCTGCTTTGCACATATATGAAGTACTTGAGAAGCATATGGGGTTTTATTGCCGTATGTCAGCTGTCCATGCAGCCATGCCTGGCCTCCCCGGGGGCTCAGCAagggatgggctgtgctgggcggGATGCTCAGGTGAGCGGTTGTCCGGTGGGAGCGTTTTTGGGTGCCATGGTGCGAGCGTGGCTTTCACACCCCATCAGCTCCCAGCAGGGACGACGGGGTGGATGGCCCTGCAAATGAcgggcagggcaggaggtggcCGGACGGTCCCTCAGCTGCAAGTCGcgctccagcagtgccagcagagcacagcacccTCTCCCCGAtcccctctgcccctctgccccaccctgctgcagagaggaccccagccccagcactgcacaGCCCAGGACTGCGGAGCTGCAGGTCTGGATAGACAGGCAGAGTCGTCCTGCTCAGAGAAATCCCGCGGGCTGCCCCCTCCAGCTGAGACCCAGTGGCCCGAGTTGTAGCACCATGGCTTTGGGACGGCACTGGGGCTTCAGGGTGGTTACCAGCGCTTGGTTATCTGGGTCCCCAGCAGGGTCTGGGATTGCATTTTAAGTCTCAGGCTCAGATGTGATGCAGCCATTCCTCATGCTCCAGGGAAACAGGATCAAAGTTTCCGGGTGCTGCTTTCTCCCCTTTTTCGGCTGCTCCAGGCTCAGCAAAGTGCCATTGAAGACAGGAGGACTTTCATGTGGGGATTTCTCTTCTTTAGATCTTCAAAGAAATCCAGCAATCAAACAGGTAGTTGTGGAGgcaccttaaaataaaaagccctaCTTTGAAAGCATCACACGCAAAAGAAACATCTAAACTTTGTTGTGTTAATTGTTCTGGCGCTGAAAGTTACGACaaaatgtcttaaaaatatttttggctcTGGTCCCACGATGCAtcagacagacaaaaaaaatgctCAAGCAGAAAacctgaggaaaagaaaaccaatgaCAGGAGATTTCTACAGGAAGGAACGGCAGCGTGCCTCGGTCATGGCTGTCGGGGCGATGACAGCCGGCGGGCAGCTGATAGCAAAATGCCAGAGCACCTGGGGCATCCACCCACGTTTCCTCGAGCCGCTTTGTGCCCTGGGCATCGTTAGGAGCTGGTTGCAGACGAGAGCAGGCTGAGGCCCTGCCACCATCTCCTTTCCACCAATATGAGAACGGTTCTTGCGAGCGCCAGCAGAGATGCCATCTGCACCCCTGTGCTGCTTGCAGCCGCGTTCTCAAAAGTTATATGCAAGTGGCTTTTGCTGCAGGCTGTCCCTGGGGGTCGCAGGCATCTCCCCCCTTGAAGGTACATGTCTCCCTTCCGACGCcgcatcccccccccccgagcctgCTCCGCCTGCCCCGCTCTGAGCCCCAAATATGGGCTTGGCGCATCCGGGCCCCCCGGCACAAGCCCGGACAGGAGCAGGGCACCGCGGGGTGACTCAGGGCCCCGGCAGCTCCCCGGGGCCAGGGGAGCGCCGACGGCTCCCCTCTGCCGGGAAACCCGGCCCAgcctgggcaggagctgctgggagtGGCAGCGGAgccgctcactccccctcctccagccagCCACCCAAAAtactcctttctcctctttttcagGGCACACGGGCCCTAGGGGATCTCATGGGCGTTGCACAGGGCTGTGGCTCCCAAAACGTCCAGATGAGTGGGGGTTATAGGTGCGTGGTGCAGCACGCCTAGGGTGCAAGTGACCCACCGAGCCACGGCCATGccacccaccccaaacccccccaccTGAAAAATATCCCTTGAAATGCCCAGTTTTCATGACTGAAAATCCCCACACCTGCTCTTTGGCAATGTCCACAGCACCAGTTGCTAGGGTGCAGCTCATGCGGGTGCCCCCAGTAAGAAGCCAGTGCCCCGAGGACCAGCAGCAGAGGGTCCAGGCTGTCCCCCAGCAGCCACAGTGCCTGCTGCGGGCTGGCTTCACCCAGGTAACCCCTCGGGACAGTGACAAGCAAAGCTTGCACAGGGCTGGTATAAATCCTCAGGGCAATATGCTGCACTCCAAGCACTCCAGCATCACCTCATCATCCGGGACAAATTATCTTTGGGtgtttctcccttttcccctctcccctaAGCCAacctggcagcagcacagctccactCTCACATGCTGAGGCAGCACTGCCTGCGCTGGCAGCAAATGCAGCAGGTCGGCTGAAGTCACCCccaaaaaatggcattttctcaGCAAGATGCCGCTGAGGTCATTTTCACCCGTTTCAAACACCCACGGacgggctggggctgtgccaaGTGGCTCCCGGGAGCTcgggaggcaggagggaagtaGAGGGTTTGCAAATACTCAGGATGAAAGGGCTGAATAAAAAAGAGCCGTTAATAATAGTCGTGGCCTGAaagggggggctcagcccctgGCTGTGGGGGGCAGCCGCCGTATGGGGGGCAGAGGCAGCGGAAATCAGGGCTGGGATGAAAAGGCTGTTTCCAAGGGTTGGCAGGGGAATGCCGGAGCATGGGCACAGCGCAGGGAGGGGGCGTCAGGAGAGATGGGGAACAGTCGCTGCGGCCCCCTCCTACCGCCTGCGAGGTGCCTTCGGGCCAAGACTGCCTCCTTCACCTGCTCATCCAGCCCCGGGAGCCTCTGATGGTGTTTCTCACCCGTGCGTGTTGCTGCCGCCCAGgacggggtgggcaggggctcAGCTCGCCACCACAGCCCCGGGAGCTCAGCTGGGCTGAGCCGACCAAGACACCGCTCCTAAACCAGTGCAAACAGCAGCTGCCGCCAGCCGGGACATGCGTGATGGGGCGGTCAGCGTGCACCTCGCACCCATGTGGTGCCCACCTGGAGCTGCCgcagctcagcccagctctgaaGCCAGCACGCAAGAACGTTTTTGTGCAAATCATTAATGAAACAGGGCTGCAGCGCCCCAGGATGctccagaaaacaaacccacagaTGCTTTCCAAAAAGGAGTTTCTGTCCCTCAGTGGCTATTAAAAACCCAGCCGGACCTGACCTCCACCTTGGGATGCTCCATGCCCCAGACTCAtgggtgctgcagcccccagctcGCCCCATCCCACCTTGGCAGCTCACAGGGCACCGGGACTTTGCCCTGGCTAAGCTGGATGCCCTCGGAGTGGCTTTTAAGTGCTCTGGCATTTCTTAATGGCGCGGGAAGCACGTGGGGAATGCGCGGCGGGGGGCAGAGCGTGCATCGCCCCCCACAGCTTCAGCCACACGGGATGAGGGGTGGCATTCCTGGCAAAcagccctgcaccctgccccTGCAGCTCAGCCTCTCCATGGCAGGGCGGAGGAGACCTCAAATGTCTCCCATTAACCCAGCTGGAAACGGGAAATCATTACAGTGCTTTataaagcaataaaactggTTTCAATACCACAGCAGGAGAAGATAAAGGAAGCTGGAGGAAAGAGCTGGAGAGGAGACGGCCCCATGGTACCTGCCACGGCCGAGCTCTGGCTGCTGGGGGTCAGCCTCGCTCGGTCCTTCCTTCAGCAGAGGCACCTGCAGGCATGCTGAGAGAAGAGGGCAGCTCCCCCCAGgagggagctcctgctgccAAGACCTGCAGCTATTTCACAAATCTAAACCCACACACCACCAGCGTTGTGAAAGTGGTTTGGAAGCAGAGGTGGGGCAGCGGGTCCATCATCCTCAGCAGCCGCCCACCTCCATCATACCTTCCCCCAAACTCTGGGCCCTGCTCATTCATTCCCCTCTGGGTCAGGggcacagcaccagcagcatCACTGCACCAGTGTCGTGGTACCCTGACAGCAagtcctgcctccagccagcccCGACTCGCTGCGTGACGCAGCGGCAACTGCTCAGCCTTACAAAAGCTGGTCACCCTCCCCAGGGGTGCTGGGCCCCCCCCATAACAGATATGCCAAGTTGCAGCTCAGCACCATTCACCACTGGCAGGAGGCACCAGTTTAAGCCCACGCAGCAGCCTCAGGGCCATACAAAGCCCTGTCCCAGCACAAGCCCTGAGATACCAGCCCAGGACAGGGAGCTCaaggcggcggcagcagcagcagcaacacccCATCACCTCCCGGCCCCTGAGCTGCAGTGGCACAGCAATCAAGAGAACAACTCAGATCgactgtttgcttttaatttaatggTTTTCTCAAGACAACTTTgtaggaaagaggagaaaacacacacaccctggaaaaggggaagggcCAGCAAACAAAGGGCAATAGTGCAACGGAGCTTTGACGTGGGGCACATGAGACAATGGCACAgatccctccacccccccccccagtgaaAAACATCTGGGTGGCCGTTACGGAGCCAGACACATCCCAGGCTGGTGAAGTCTTACATCAAGCCAGACAAAGGCAATAAATAAAGAAGCAGTGTGCCTCaaaggcacttttttttcctcctttcaacattaggaaaaaaaaaaaaaagatgttggCATCAGTTTGATTCTCAGACTGGGGTTTCAGCCAGATCCAGTTGGGTTTCTCAgtgcaggagagggaagagccAGGGCATGGGTGGTTGGACCCCGTTGCCAGCACATCCTGAGAGCCCAGCCCACAgacagcagccagggcagcaccTTGCAGCCCCTtgccagcaccctgctgcctcTCCAGCTTGTTTGAGGTATATCACCTGCCCCATTTGTTATCTTGTGCAGCCAAAAAGATAAAACcagtgcaaagaaaaaaaaaaatccccccatccccttggtttcccctccctccccaaatgAGATGAACCTGTTTGCAAGGGAAGGATGGCAGCAAGGAGCCTGTGGGACTCCCAAGCCCCTTCACTCAGGGTTTTGGTCCATTTAATGTCCTGGTCTTGGGGTGTCCCCCGCCAACACCcacagctccctccctgcctgcacccgcACTTCTCCCCGAGGGGCATGAGGCTGCAAAATAAATACGTGGGACGTGgctcagcagcaccagcagctccagggcagggagggctcAGCCCCCTCCCCAACACACACCACCCCAGGGAGCCCTGCTGGGAGGTGCCCTCAGCTCAGCTTCATGCCGATGGCCACGGCACGCCGGTAGACTTCAGTGACATTGTCACAGCCTGCCAGGGACAAGCTGCTGTCTCCCAGTGGGCTCCGGCAATGGGTCACTGTCCAACGGCGCAGCCTGCGcccttcctccacctcctcttcctcctcttccagccGGAGGAGGTTGTCAGCAGAGACGCAGCCCCGCATGACCCCGCCGCCATGGGAGACACGGGTGGGCAGGTCGAGCTGGTCGAAGGACTCCGTGGAAAGGATGCTGTCCTCGCTTACAGCATTGGAtgggcgggcgcggggcggctggggcaggggcaccTCGCTGAAGCTCCCGAAGCTCCGCCCGGGGGGACTCTCTGGCTCGGTGCTGCTAGAGGAATACTTGCTGTTCTGCTTGAGGATGCCTTTCCGGCGGGCGGGGAGCCCCTGGGGGCCCTGCTCTGGGGAGGGGTTGTCAGCAAACACGTTCCCATCAAGGTCCAAGCTGCCCGCATCCAGGACATCCCCAGACTCACAGCACTCCAGGGATGAGTAATACCCTGACTCCCTCGTCGAGGGCTTTTTAAGTATTCCCTTCTTGGGCATGGCCGTGGGCACTGCTCCAACGTccctgctgcaaggcagcatcCCAGAGGAGAGGACCCTGGTGAGACTTGCAGCAGCCACCTCGCCATCCTCAGCCCTCGCCTCTCCTACAGGCACTGCcagcggggggccggggccaggCACCTTCTGCTCACAGGAGTTTCTCTTCTTCAGGATGCCCTTGGGCCGCTTGAGGATGGACTTGGAGGGGTTCTCCGGAGCCAGGGCCACCTCCTGCAGTGCGTGGGAGACATCGTTCTCCTTCTTGGACTTCTTGAGGGAGCGCTGACGCTCCAGGGCCACGCTGGGGATGTGCTGCTTCAAGAAGCATCGCACCTTGGAGCTGTTCTCCAGGAGGGGCCGGGAGGAGCGGCGAAGCCACTCTGCCACCGTGGACAGGGGGGACTCGCTCTCCCGCAGCAGCTCTTGCTCCCCGACGGGCACTTTGTAGCCCCAGTTGACCCACCAGTGCGTGGCGATATCCTCGATGGTGGCACGGCGCTCCGGGTTGACCATCAGCATCCACCGGATCAGCCCACAGGCATCTGGGGAAGAGGCAGGTCAGGCACCGAAGGGAACATGCAGAGGTGGGGGATGCACAGGGTGGCAGGGGTCTGCCTACCTGACAGCTTTGTGGGCTCCCGGTAGTCCCCACTCGTGATCTGCTTGACCAGAGTCTTGTAGTCATGGCCATCAAACGGCATCGTGCCATGGACCAGGATGTAGAGGAGAACGCCCAGGGACCAGCTGTCCACCTGCCGGAGGGACAGATgagcctggaggggagcagcaggaccaggctgccctggcccccaccccagctgggcAGAACCCCCTGCCAGagcctcagcagcagcttctgggGTGGCAGCAG of the Phalacrocorax carbo chromosome 23, bPhaCar2.1, whole genome shotgun sequence genome contains:
- the NUAK2 gene encoding NUAK family SNF1-like kinase 2; its protein translation is MERAAGPGAALAASLAEGLIKSPRPLMKKQAVKRHHHKHNLKHRYEFLETLGKGTYGKVKKARERSGKLVAIKSIRKDKIKDEQDLVHIRREIEIMSSLNHPHIIAVHEVFENSSKIVIVMEYASKGDLYDYISERQRLTEQEARHFFRQVVSAVYYCHKNGIVHRDLKLENILLDGNGNIKIADFGLSNVYQQDKLLQTYCGSPLYASPEIINGRPYKGPEVDSWSLGVLLYILVHGTMPFDGHDYKTLVKQITSGDYREPTKLSDACGLIRWMLMVNPERRATIEDIATHWWVNWGYKVPVGEQELLRESESPLSTVAEWLRRSSRPLLENSSKVRCFLKQHIPSVALERQRSLKKSKKENDVSHALQEVALAPENPSKSILKRPKGILKKRNSCEQKVPGPGPPLAVPVGEARAEDGEVAAASLTRVLSSGMLPCSRDVGAVPTAMPKKGILKKPSTRESGYYSSLECCESGDVLDAGSLDLDGNVFADNPSPEQGPQGLPARRKGILKQNSKYSSSSTEPESPPGRSFGSFSEVPLPQPPRARPSNAVSEDSILSTESFDQLDLPTRVSHGGGVMRGCVSADNLLRLEEEEEEVEEGRRLRRWTVTHCRSPLGDSSLSLAGCDNVTEVYRRAVAIGMKLS